In one Gopherus evgoodei ecotype Sinaloan lineage chromosome 1, rGopEvg1_v1.p, whole genome shotgun sequence genomic region, the following are encoded:
- the ZBED4 gene encoding zinc finger BED domain-containing protein 4, with amino-acid sequence MEKNKAYSQKMDSNFVLDKINNLKVEQEEDGINNCTLERMDIQNEHEDLKHTDSSDEQDDKEKHFISNNPGKYLSTENEDDYGSLFSQYSSTLYDVAMEAVTQSLLSSRNISSRKKSPAWNHFFISPRDSTKAICMYCMKEFSRGKNEKDLSTSCLMRHVRRAHPTVLIQENGSMPGLASLSSPSLLLPAQSADVGDLSAVLSPIKLVKKIASKIPSPDRVIEESVSIVSSEEISDLSVSEKCIKEEVMAGSSPPLPNNQYDETVENVAEKTVPIPKSTSGSRRRSAVWKHFYLSPLDNSKAVCIHCMNEFSRGKNGKDLGTSCLIRHMWRAHRSIVLQENGGGTSIPPLYSAPPTLLPSLLPSDGDLNSVSSSPGKLIKESMSASSSPDRMAEEIHSTLPSGDALVEDSSMLSADDIGEASLVSSPEKQCEGLSPLIFERSSVFQQNKRIMKRLKSEVWHHFSLSPVDSLKAICRYCNCMISCGKKGDVGTSCLMRHLYRRHPEVIGNQKSFIDASLANSPYATLASAECSSSKLIDLPTRVTNGNPIIFPANSKKTSKLWNHFSICSADSTKVICMHCGRTISRGKKPINLGTSCLLRHLQRFHNNVLKTDASGTVLSSSVDNRKPLNTELLGSSTFDETNDKFCDSHPVAKKITSLVAEMIALDLQPYSFVDNIGFNRLLEYLQPQYSLPSPSYFSRTAIPEMYDNVKQIIISHLKKAESGVIHFTSGIWMSNQTREYLTLTAHWVTFESSFRPQCEDYHCTALLNVSQIDCDYNGISIQKQLEYWWEAWITSIGLQIGITVTDNQSIGKTLNESDHSSVQCFGHTVNLIVNEAIKSQRMVQNLLSIARKICERVHRSAKAKEKLAELQKEYELPQHQLIQDVPSKWNTSFHMLERLIEQKRAIDEMSIECSFRELISCDQWVVMQSVCHALKPFEVASREMSTHMSTLSQVIPMIHILNRKIEMLFEETMGIDTMLKSLKEAMASRLSSTLHDPRYIFATLLDPRYKTSLFTEEEAEQYKLDLIRELEVLSSTSDDKPVSNGCDIGSPSTNSCGEDNLWSLMADMKKSKDLKEKAKLPEEMVLSYLEEEVLEHNCDPLTYWDFKKSSWPVLSKLAVRFLGCPPSIVPSERLFNTSNENSSFSQSRLMIEHFEKLIFLKVNLPLIYFQY; translated from the coding sequence atggaaaaaaataaggcATATTCCCAAAAAATGGACAGTAATTTTGTGTTAGATAAAATCAACAATTTAAAAGTAGAACAAGAAGAAGATGGCATAAATAATTGTACTTTGGAAAGAATGGATATACAAAATGAACATGAAGATTTGAAACATACAGACAGTAGTGATGAACAGGACGacaaagaaaaacatttcatCAGTAACAATCCTGGCAAATATTTATCTACCGAAAATGAAGATGATTATGGATCTCTGTTTTCTCAGTATAGTAGTACTCTTTATGATGTAGCAATGGAAGCTGTGACACAAAGCCTCCTTTCTAGCAGAAACATAAGCTCCCGGAAAAAATCCCCTGCTTGGAATCATTTTTTTATATCCCCTCGAGACAGCACTAAAGCAATATGTATGTACTGTATGAAAGAATTTAGCAGGGGTAAAAATGAAAAGGACCTAAGTACAAGTTGTCTCATGAGGCATGTGAGGAGAGCTCATCCTACTGTACTTATTCAAGAAAATGGAAGTATGCCGGGTCTAGCTTCTCTTTCTTCACCTTCATTGTTACTGCCTGCTCAGTCTGCAGATGTTGGAGATTTAAGTGCTGTGTTATCGCCTATAAAACTGGTCAAGAAAATTGCTTCTAAGATACCATCTCCAGATCGCGTAATTGAGGAATCTGTTTCTATAGTCTCTTCTGAAGAAATATCAGACCTTTCAGTTTCTGAAAAGTGTATCAAAGAAGAAGTCATGGCTGGGTCATCTCCACCCCTACCCAACAATCAATATGATGAAACTGTGGAGAATGTAGCAGAGAAAACTGTTCCAATTCCAAAGAGTACATCAGGTTCCAGAAGAAGATCTGCTGtctggaaacatttttatttgtctCCTTTAGATAATTCTAAAGCAGTTTGCATCCACTGCATGAATGAATTCAGTAGAGGAAAGAATGGAAAAGATCTAGGAACTAGTTGTTTAATAAGGCACATGTGGAGAGCCCATCGTTCTATTGTTTTGCAGGAGAATGGCGGTGGTACAAGCATACCACCCTTGTATTCTGCTCCTCCAACTTTATTGCCTTCTTTACTGCCCTCTGATGGTGATCTGAATTCTGTGTCGTCCTCTCCAGGAAAACTGATTAAAGAATCAATGTCTGCTTCTTCCTCTCCAGATAGAATGGCAGAGGAGATCCATTCTACTCTCCCTTCTGGAGATGCTCTGGTGGAAGACTCATCGATGTTGTCAGCTGATGATATAGGTGAAGCCTCCTTAGTGTCTTCTCCTGAGAAGCAGTGTGAGGGATTAAGTCCATTGATATTTGAACGTAGCTCTGTGTTTCAGCAGAATAAAAGGATTATGAAAAGGCTTAAATCAGAAGTTTGGCATCATTTTTCACTGTCTCCAGTGGACAGTCTAAAAGCTATATGTAGATACTGCAATTGTATGATAAGTTGTGGGAAAAAAGGAGATGTAGGCACAAGCTGTTTGATGAGACATCTATATAGACGCCACCCTGAGGTGATTGGGAACCAAAAGAGTTTTATAGATGCAAGTTTGGCAAATTCTCCTTATGCTACTTTGGCTTCTGCAGAATGTTCATCCTCAAAATTGATTGACTTACCCACAAGGGTTACAAATGGTAATCCAATTATATTTCCTGCCAATAGCAAGAAGACCTCAAAACTGTGGAATCACTTTTCAATTTGTTCTGCAGATTCAACTAAAGTAATATGTATGCACTGTGGACGTACAATAAGCAGGGGGAAAAAGCCAATAAATTTAGGTACAAGTTGCCTTCTAAGACATTTGCAGCGGTTTCATAACAATGTGCTGAAAACTGATGCTTCAGGGACAGTGTTGTCTTCTTCTGTGGATAATCGCAAGCCACTGAACACAGAATTATTAGGATCGTCGACCTTTGATGAAACCAATGACAAGTTTTGTGATTCTCACCCAGTTGCCAAAAAAATTACAAGTCTTGTAGCTGAAATGATTGCACTTGACCTTCAGCCATATTCTTTTGTAGACAACATTGGCTTTAACAGACTGCTCGAATACTTGCAACCTCAGTATTCTTTACCTTCACCATCGTATTTTTCTAGGACAGCAATTCCAGAAATGTATGATAATGTGAAACAAATAATTATTTCACATCTGAAAAAAGCTGAAAGCggagtaatacattttacatcgGGAATATGGATGAGCAATCAAACGCGAGAATACCTAACTCTTACTGCCCACTGGGTAACATTTGAGTCCTCATTTAGACCACAGTGTGAAGATTACCATTGTACAGCACTTTTAAATGTGTCACAGATTGATTGTGACTACAATGGCATCAGTATTCAGAAGCAGCTAGAATATTGGTGGGAAGCCTGGATAACTTCCATTGGCCTTCAGATTGGGATTACTGTTACTGATAATCAGAGTATAGGAAAAACTTTAAATGAAAGTGATCATTCGAGCGTGCAGTGTTTTGGTCACACTGTTAATCTCATAGTAAATGAGGCTATTAAAAGTCAGAGAATGGTTCAAAATTTGCTTAGCATTGCAAGAAAGATTTGTGAACGTGTTCATCGGTCAGCAAAAGCAAAGGAGAAATTAGCTGAGTTACAAAAAGAATATGAGTTGCCCCAGCATCAACTTATTCAAGATGTTCCATCCAAATGGAATACATCATTCCATATGCTTGAACGCCTAATTGAACAGAAAAGAGCAATTGATGAAATGTCAATAGAGTGCAGCTTTAGGGAGCTGATAAGTTGTGATCAGTGGGTAGTTATGCAATCTGTGTGTCATGCTCTGAAACCATTTGAAGTTGCAAGTAGAGAGATGAGTACACACATGTCTACTTTAAGCCAGGTGATTCCAATGATTCACATACTTAACAGAAAAATAGAGATGTTGTTTGAGGAAACAATGGGCATTGACACCATGTTAAAATCCTTGAAAGAAGCTATGGCGAGTAGATTGTCCAGCACACTTCATGATCCAAGGTACATTTTTGCTACACTTTTAGACCCCCGCTATAAAACATCCTTATTTACAGAGGAGGAGGCTGAACAGTATAAACTGGACTTAATCAGGGAGCTGGAAGTATTGAGTTCTACCTCAGATGATAAACCTGTTTCTAATGGGTGTGATATAGGTTCACCATCTACAAACTCCTGTGGGGAGGATAATCTTTGGTCACTTATGGCTGATATGAAAAAATCAAAAGATCTAAAAGAGAAGGCAAAGTTACCAGAGGAAATGGTGCTCTCATACTTGGAGGAAGAAGTGCTTGAGCATAACTGTGATCCACTAACTTACTGGGATTTTAAGAAGTCATCGTGGCCAGTATTGTCAAAATTGGCTGTCAGATTCTTGGGTTGTCCACCAAGTATTGTTCCTTCAGAGAGATTGTTCAATACATCCAATGAAAACAGCAGCTTTAGTCAGTCAAGGCTAATGATTGAACACTTTGAAAAACTCATCTTTTTGAAAGTGAATCTTCCCTTAATATACTTCCAGTATTGA